In Brachybacterium fresconis, the genomic stretch GCTGCCGGTGCCGTAGGTGTACAGCGGCCCGCCGCCGAGCGAGGGGTACAGCGCCGCTGCGGTCGTGGTGCGCAGGGTCTTCGCGGATTCGGAGACGGTCGCGATCCGCTCCTGCAGGGAGGTGGTGAGCTCCTCGGCCTGCGGGGCGCGGTCGAAGATCTGGCCGTAGGTGCCGATCTCCTCGTACAGGGTCTCGAAGCTCGCCCGCTCGCCGTTGGACCCGCAGAAGACATCCTGGACGACGACCTCCGCGTCGGCCCCGCGCATCGCCTCGCGGGTGACCCCGTCGGGCAGGCCGAAGACGATGTCGGGCCGTTGCGCGATCACCACCTCCTGGTTGATCTGCAGATGCCCGGCCGCGTCGATGTCCTCGCTCAGGGCCGGGATCGCCTCGATCCGGGCGGTGAGGTCCTCGTCGTAGTAGCCGGGCGGGAAGGCTCCGGCGCGGGAGACGACCCGGTCGAGCACCCCGATGCCGTCCAGCGTCGTCACCGGCGCGGACTCCAGCAGCACGATCCGCTCCGGCGGGGCCTCGAAACGCAGCGTCGCCTCGCAGTTGGCCAGCTCGAGCGGGAAGCCGCTCGTCGCGTCGCCGTCCGTCCCGTCGCCGGCGTCGGGGCCCGCGCCGGAGCCTGCGGTGCATCCTGCGGCGGTGAGGCCGGCGAGACCGGCGAGCCCGGCGAGGGCTCCTCGGCGGCTGACGGTCCCGCGCTCGAGGCCGCGGTGGGCGGCTTCCTCGCGCAGGGGGTTCGGGCGGTCGAGCCCCTCGCGCCCGAGGGTCGGGCGATCGGTGGGGTCACCGGGTCGGCGGGGGGAGGGGCGGAGCATCGGGATCCTTCCGACGGAGGCGGGGGAGGAGCGGGTGGGGTCGGCGGACGGAGCCGGCTCAGGACTGCCGGGCATACAGCCGGCGCACGAGGATCAGCAGGAACGGGGCGCCCACCGCGGCGGTGATCACCCCGATGGGCAGCTCGCGCGGTGCCATCACCACGCGGGCGAGGGCGTCGGCCCACAGCAGGAACAGCGAGCCGAGCAGGGCGCTGGCGGGGATGAGCACCCGGTGGCGGGCGCCGACCAGGCGGCGTGCGAGGTGGGGGATCACCAGGCCCACGAAGCCGATCGCCCCGGCGCCGGCGACCGCCGCGGCGGTGCACAGCGAGACCACCACCAGGAAGCCGATGCGGGCACGGTCCGGGGAGATGCCCAGGCCATGGGCGATCTCGTCGCCCGCGCTGAGCGCGTCCAGGACGCGTGCGCCGAGAGTCATCACGGCGATCCCGAGGCCGGCGGCGAGACCGGCGATCAGCAGGAAGGCGTTCCACTGGGCCAGGGCCAACGACCCCAGCATCCAGAACATCACCGAGCGCGAGCCCTCGGCGGAGTCCGAGGAGAAGATCAGCAGGTTGGTCACGGCCGTCAGCGCGTAGCCGACGGCGACCCCGGACAGCAGCAGCCGCAGCGAGCTCACGCGGCCGCCGGCCCGCGCGATGGCGAACACCAGCAGGGCAGCCCCCAGAGCGCCGACGAAGGCCAGAACGGACTGGGCGTACTGTCCCAGGGCCGCGCCGGCGCCGAACAGGATCGCCGCGGCCGCGCCGGTCGAGGCGCCGCCGGAGACCCCGAGGATGTACGGGTCGGCGAGCATGTTGCGCACCATGGCCTGCAGCGCCGCCCCGCAGATCGCCAGGCACGCCCCGACCGCCGCACCCATCAGCACCCGCGGCAGGCGCACGGCCTGGATGATCGCATCGGTCGTGGGGTCGGCTGCCGGGGCGCCGGTCAGTCCGAGGTGGCCGGCGATGACCTGGGCGGTCGTACCCGGCGGAATGGACACGGGGCCGATGCCCACGCACACCACCAGGCTGATCACTGTCGCGACGGCGAGCAGCACGAGCAGGACCGTCGAGCGTCGGGCGCGGGCCCGGACGCCGAGGGGGTCGCGATCTCTGCGCGGGTCACGGGAGTCCAGAGGGCCGCGGCCTGCCGACCCGGCAGGGGGCGGAGGCTGCGGGCCCGACGTCCGCGCGCTGGTGGCCGGTGTCGACACGGGGGTCCTTCCGACGGTGATACTTGAAGGATCCTACAAGGATGCGGGGAGGCCGGCTGCCGTGGTTGCTCCACGTCGTCGGGCCCGCCGGCTCGAGGTCGTGGCGCCCGGGGCCTCGAGGTCGTCGCGTCCGCAGGCAACCGCGTGCCGGTCCCGTAGGCTTCAGCGGTGCCTGTCCTCGACCTCGTCCTGCTCGCCGTGATCATCGGCGTGGGAGCGGGATTCCAGCGCCTGACCGGCATGGGGTTCGCCCTGGTCGCCACGCCTTTCCTGGTGCTCACCCTGGGGCCGTTCGAGGGGGTGCTGGTGACGAACCTGTGCGGCATCGTCTCCGCCCTGCTGAACCTCACCCTCGTCCACCGGGACGTCCAGTGGCGGCGCCTGGCCAGATTCACCCCGTTCTCGCTGCTGGGGATCGTCGCCGGCACCCTCGTGCTGCTGGTGCTGCCCACGGACCCCCTGGCGATCCTGGTGGGAGTGCTGATCCTGCTCGCGATCGGGGTGACCGTGCTCTTCCGGTCCGGGGAGGTCCGGGACTCGCTGCCGGTCAGCTCCGGCTTCGGCGCCGCCTCCGGGTTCATGAACGTCACCGCCGGGGTGGGCGGACCGGCGCTGGCCGTCTACGCCGTGGCCACCGGGTGGAGCCACCGGCATTTCGCGGCCTCGGCGCAGGCGCACTTCGCCCTGATCAGCATCCTCTCGCTGGCCGCCAAGGGGTCCCTGCCCTCGATGCCCGTCGCCGGCTGGGTGGTGACGATCCTGGCGATCCTGGTCGGGATCGGGGTCGGGGAGAGGCTCGCCGGGCGGTTCGCGGAACGCACCCTGATGCGTCTGGTGATCATCCTGGCGACCGGCGGCGCCGTGATGACGATCGGTCAGGCGCTGGTGTGAGGGCCGGGGTGATGGACGCCGGGGAGGTGGTCCGAGCCGAGCTCGTGCAGCAGGTCATGGGCGAAGCGGTCGGTCAGGTCGTAGCGCACCTCGCGCCCTGAGCGCTCGGCCCGCACCCATCCGGCATCGCGCAGCAGCGCCAGCGCGTGGGAGGTGGTCGAGTCGCTCGCTCCGATCGCGCGGGCGATGTCCGAGCTGCGCACGCCGGGATGGGCATGGATGCAGAACAGGATCCGCAGGCGTCGCGGGTCCGACAGCAGCATCATCCGCTCGGCCAGCTGCTCGAAGCCGTCGGCCGCTGCCAGCAGGGACCTGAGCTCGCCGACGAGCTGCTCGTCGGGAAGGCCGTCGTCGTCGGCCCGCACGTGATGGGCGGCGTCCATGGGGCCAACCTACCCGGCGTCGGGGTGGGCCCGGTCGGAGATAGCGCTCGTTCCGGGACTGTGGCCCCTACACTGTCGCCGACGACCGCGCCCGTGTCCCCTATCTGTCTTGCGAGGTGAGTGCGATGGTCGACCTGCTCTGGGGGATCGGAGGGATGGCAGGGCTCCTGCTCATCGCCGTCGCCCTGTCCAGCAATCGCCGGGCGATCCGGCTGCGCACCGTGATCGGTGCCTTCGCGCTCCAGCTCGGGCTGGGGGTGCTGGTTCTGTACTGGGGGCCCGGCCAGTGGGCGCTGGGGAAGGTATCGGCCGGGTTCCAGGCCGTCATCGACACCTCCGGCGAAGGCATCGCCTTCCTGTTCGGGCCACTGCTGCCGGACGAGGGCAGCATCTTCGCCTTCCAGGTGCTCCCGGTGATCATCTTCTTCGCGTCGCTGACCGCCGTGCTCTACCACTGGAAGATCCTGCCGAAGATCGTCGAGTGGCTCGGTGGCGGGCTCGGCAAGCTCCTGGGCACCAGCTACGCCGAGTCGGTCAACACCGCGGCGAACATCTTCGTGGGCCAGACGGAGGCGCCGCTGGTCATCCGCCCCTACATCAAGCGGCTCTCGCGGTCGGGGCTGTTCGCGGTCATGGTCGGCGGTCTCTCGACCGTCGCCGGCTCCGTGCTGGTGGGCTACTCGCTGCTCGGCGCCCCGCTGGAGTACCTGATCGCCGCCAGCTTCATGGCCGCCCCCGGCGCGCTGCTGATGGCCAAGATCCTGCTGCCGGAGGACGATCCCGAGGCCGTCGCCCGCGAGGCCGCGCTGGTCGCGCGCAGCAGCCGTACGAAGACGAAGGGGGCGGCCGACGACGGCGCGGTCGGAGCCGCGACGGGCAGTCCCGAGAGATCGTCCACGCAGGCCGCCGACGGGGCCGATACCGCGGCCACCGGCACCGTGGGCCTCGCCGACGGGGCCGACACCGCGGCCACCGGCACCGTGGGCCTCGCCGACGGCTCGCCCGGTGCCGGCGGGACCGACGCCGCAGAGCGCGGTGCCGGGGCAGCCGGGGGAGGGCAGGACCGCCGGGACGACGACCGCGACGAGGAGGATGACCTCGAGGAGCTCTCCTACAGCAACGTCATCGATGCCGCTGCGGGCGGTGCGGCCGACGGCCTGAAGCTGGCCCTGAACGTGGGCGCCATGCTGCTGGCCTTCATCTCCCTGATCGCGCTGATCAACCTGCTGATCGGTGTCGTCGGCGGCTGGTTCGGCGCCGGGGACCTGACCTTCGAGCAGATCCTGGGCTGGGTGTTCGCCCCGGTCATGGCGATGATCGGTGTCCCTTGGGACGAGGCTGTCGCCTCCGGCAGCTTCGTCGGCCAGAAGATCGTGGTCAACGAGTTCGTGGCCTTCGCCGACTTCGGCCCGCAGATCGACTCCTTCAGCCCCAAGACCGCCGCCATCATCAGCTTCGCCCTGACCGGCTTCGCGAACCTCAGCTCGCTGGGCATCCTGCTGGGCGGGCTGGGCGGGCTGGCCCCGGAGCGCCGTTCCGAGATCGCGCAGCTCGGGCTGAAGGCGATCCTGGGCGGCACCCTCGCCAATCTCATGAGCGCCACGATCGCCGGCATCATGCTCTCCTGAGCGTGAGCGGGTCAGGCTCTGTCGGTGGGCACCCGGTCTGTCGGTCGGCGGGCACCCGGTCCGTCGGCGCGCTCCCGGGTGTGCTCAGGCGCGGTCGCCCAGGTCCACGATGTGCTCGGGCAGGCGCTCATTGCTGCCGTACATGAAGTGGTTCTCCATGCGCTCGGAGAAGCGGCTCGCCTCGGTGGTGCGGCCCACGGCCTCGGCGACCTCCCGGATGTGGATGGGGGCGGCGCCGCAGCACACGCCCAGGTAGTTCACGCCCAGCTCGAACGCCTCCCGGGCGAAGGCCCCGATCTCGTAGCGGTTGGTCAGCAGCGGATCCAGCGCGGTGGGGAACGTCCGACCGTGCGGAGAGGGGACGGAGGCACGGACGTCGGAGAGGTTGAAGAAGGTGGGTTCCTCGGCCGTGGTCCGGTACGGGATCGGCAGTGCGCCGACGTGACAGGAGACCGCCTCGCGGATCCGGCGCAGCCACGGCAGCATCGTGCCCGGCCCGCGGAAGCAGTTCAGCCCCACCACGTCGGCCCCGCCCTGCTCGAGACGCTGGGCGGTCTCGACGATCCCCACCCCGTCGGCCATCTCCTGGAACGCCATCGGAGCGAGCGTCAGCACCACCGGCAGTCCGGAGGCCTTCGCGACCTCGAGCGCCGTCAGCGCCTCGCCGGCGAAGTAGAAGGTCTCGCCGATGATGAGGTCGGCGCCCTCCTCGACGGCCCAGCCGACCATCTCCTCGAACATGGACCGCACCTCGGCCTGACGGGCCGGATCCTCCGGGTCCCAGATGTTCGAGTTCGAGATGTTGCCGGCCATGAGATTGCCCGGCACCCGGTCGGCGACCTGGCGGGCGATCTGCAGCGCGGAGCGGTTCAGCGGTTCGAGCAGCTCCTCCTTGCCGATCACGCGCATCTTCTCGCGGTGGCCGTTGTAGGTGAACGCCTCGACGATGTCGGAGCCGGCGCGCTGGAAGTCGACATGCAGGCTCCGCAGCGCCTCGGGGAACTCGAGGGCGACCTCGGGGACGAACTCCCCGGCGGTGAGGTAGCCACGACGCTCGAGCTCGAAGAGGAAGCCTTCGGCGCAGATCACGGGGCCGGCATCGAGGCGGTCGGTCAGCACGTTCTGGGTCATGGTCGTCTGCTCTCGGTCGACAGGGGAGGGACGTCGGTGAGCGTAATCGCGGCGTTCGCGCGCGTCTGCGGTTGTGACCGAGCGTGAACGGGGGCGTCCGGCCGTGACCGGGGGCGGCCGGGCGGCGGGAGCGCCCGCCGCCCGGCCCTCTCTCAGAGCGCTGCGGCCACGCTCTCGAGCGTCGCGGCGAAGGGGTCGAAGTCGGCCGGCATCGGCTCGACCTCGGCGAAGGTGGAGTCGATCTCGACGATCGATCCTTCGGCGATGGCGGTCTCGATGCCCACCATGATGTCCAGGACGTGCGCGGCGATCTCGCCCTGGGCGCGGTGCGGGACGCCGGCGCGGATCGCGCGGGCCATCTCCAGCACTCCCAGGCCCCGTCCGGTGGTGGCACCGGTCGCGGGCACGTCGGTCGCCGCATCGCCGCGGTAGGCGGTCAGCGCGGAGTCGCCGTCGAAGACGTTGGGGTCCGG encodes the following:
- a CDS encoding ABC transporter substrate-binding protein, which codes for MLRPSPRRPGDPTDRPTLGREGLDRPNPLREEAAHRGLERGTVSRRGALAGLAGLAGLTAAGCTAGSGAGPDAGDGTDGDATSGFPLELANCEATLRFEAPPERIVLLESAPVTTLDGIGVLDRVVSRAGAFPPGYYDEDLTARIEAIPALSEDIDAAGHLQINQEVVIAQRPDIVFGLPDGVTREAMRGADAEVVVQDVFCGSNGERASFETLYEEIGTYGQIFDRAPQAEELTTSLQERIATVSESAKTLRTTTAAALYPSLGGGPLYTYGTGSMVTAQLDALGLQNAFADSAERVFEISAEPLLAADPDVLIVLYQGEGDGSDVTEEMIAQDQLSALRAVQDQQVLPLLFNFSEPASPLVVDGLERIHEWLLEIET
- a CDS encoding iron ABC transporter permease, which encodes MSTPATSARTSGPQPPPPAGSAGRGPLDSRDPRRDRDPLGVRARARRSTVLLVLLAVATVISLVVCVGIGPVSIPPGTTAQVIAGHLGLTGAPAADPTTDAIIQAVRLPRVLMGAAVGACLAICGAALQAMVRNMLADPYILGVSGGASTGAAAAILFGAGAALGQYAQSVLAFVGALGAALLVFAIARAGGRVSSLRLLLSGVAVGYALTAVTNLLIFSSDSAEGSRSVMFWMLGSLALAQWNAFLLIAGLAAGLGIAVMTLGARVLDALSAGDEIAHGLGISPDRARIGFLVVVSLCTAAAVAGAGAIGFVGLVIPHLARRLVGARHRVLIPASALLGSLFLLWADALARVVMAPRELPIGVITAAVGAPFLLILVRRLYARQS
- a CDS encoding sulfite exporter TauE/SafE family protein, which encodes MPVLDLVLLAVIIGVGAGFQRLTGMGFALVATPFLVLTLGPFEGVLVTNLCGIVSALLNLTLVHRDVQWRRLARFTPFSLLGIVAGTLVLLVLPTDPLAILVGVLILLAIGVTVLFRSGEVRDSLPVSSGFGAASGFMNVTAGVGGPALAVYAVATGWSHRHFAASAQAHFALISILSLAAKGSLPSMPVAGWVVTILAILVGIGVGERLAGRFAERTLMRLVIILATGGAVMTIGQALV
- a CDS encoding ArsR/SmtB family transcription factor; translated protein: MDAAHHVRADDDGLPDEQLVGELRSLLAAADGFEQLAERMMLLSDPRRLRILFCIHAHPGVRSSDIARAIGASDSTTSHALALLRDAGWVRAERSGREVRYDLTDRFAHDLLHELGSDHLPGVHHPGPHTSA
- a CDS encoding NupC/NupG family nucleoside CNT transporter, with translation MVDLLWGIGGMAGLLLIAVALSSNRRAIRLRTVIGAFALQLGLGVLVLYWGPGQWALGKVSAGFQAVIDTSGEGIAFLFGPLLPDEGSIFAFQVLPVIIFFASLTAVLYHWKILPKIVEWLGGGLGKLLGTSYAESVNTAANIFVGQTEAPLVIRPYIKRLSRSGLFAVMVGGLSTVAGSVLVGYSLLGAPLEYLIAASFMAAPGALLMAKILLPEDDPEAVAREAALVARSSRTKTKGAADDGAVGAATGSPERSSTQAADGADTAATGTVGLADGADTAATGTVGLADGSPGAGGTDAAERGAGAAGGGQDRRDDDRDEEDDLEELSYSNVIDAAAGGAADGLKLALNVGAMLLAFISLIALINLLIGVVGGWFGAGDLTFEQILGWVFAPVMAMIGVPWDEAVASGSFVGQKIVVNEFVAFADFGPQIDSFSPKTAAIISFALTGFANLSSLGILLGGLGGLAPERRSEIAQLGLKAILGGTLANLMSATIAGIMLS
- a CDS encoding homocysteine S-methyltransferase family protein, which produces MTQNVLTDRLDAGPVICAEGFLFELERRGYLTAGEFVPEVALEFPEALRSLHVDFQRAGSDIVEAFTYNGHREKMRVIGKEELLEPLNRSALQIARQVADRVPGNLMAGNISNSNIWDPEDPARQAEVRSMFEEMVGWAVEEGADLIIGETFYFAGEALTALEVAKASGLPVVLTLAPMAFQEMADGVGIVETAQRLEQGGADVVGLNCFRGPGTMLPWLRRIREAVSCHVGALPIPYRTTAEEPTFFNLSDVRASVPSPHGRTFPTALDPLLTNRYEIGAFAREAFELGVNYLGVCCGAAPIHIREVAEAVGRTTEASRFSERMENHFMYGSNERLPEHIVDLGDRA